One region of Culex pipiens pallens isolate TS chromosome 2, TS_CPP_V2, whole genome shotgun sequence genomic DNA includes:
- the LOC120414738 gene encoding transmembrane protein 62-like, translating into MRFTTAAIALIAFIVIFSIFVANVANLVGIDSKISKRLDAAYSRGQQRLQQQQQSEEDGEPFRLDDSPRHLMWFLQISDIHISLYLDPTRIPHLIDFCNRTVDIIRPSVVLASGDLTDAKTSNFLGSQQHEQEWRWYREVLRETNVLNKTTWLDIRGNHDNFNVPALQAKQDLFTNYSVQGKIHPRSYLHQEVTKDGDRYSFIAVDACLDPGPKRPFNFVGMLSMNETQHIINLAEQSRAMNTNYTVWFGHYPTSCILTPGLGTSGIRNLIGKYQEGYAYLCGHFHKLGGAVPQMYTMQNEGFLELELGDWMKNRMYRLAAFDHGQFSFVDLQHNQWPVVLVTNPKNALFNIPGKEDPHAQLDSSHIRLLAFSPAKISECQVKVDREEWVDCRRVSNELFVVRWEPRKFSYGVHKLSVFIRDEDGRYRVVEHEFTLDGSRKKFSLLARFVLMYDTNKIFQGFFSVALIACLLPLCVFRIWHTLVRNGAVTRPRIRSYCCRGWIRKMWILSTVDRLIFPIVGYCLYLTCGPWSFGEVIDGHLGIVFVWGIFVNGSFLPGTLTYFYGFFQLMFCQLPLIVIYANNVVKRFYRPPSSAEKKLNFLAATWQNLPFVLIMVVELLLALIFWNAYGTLAFIITPLRTWSIVLNLFLWYQSKNLPDKCLCSAAAVWCPPPEHKPASSLGQ; encoded by the exons ATGCGCTTCACGACGGCGGCAATCGCGCTGATTGCGTTCATCGTGATCTTCTCGATCTTTGTGGCGAACGTCGCGAATCTGGTTGGAATCGACAGCAAGATTAGCAAGAGGCTGGATGCGGCGTACAGCCGCGGTCAGCAGAgactccagcagcagcagcaatccgaGGAGGACGGAGAACCGTTCAGGCTTGACGACAGTCCGCGCCATTTGATGTGGTTTTTGCAG ATCTCCGACATCCACATCAGTCTGTACCTGGACCCGACCCGCATCCCCCATCTGATCGACTTTTGCAACCGCACCGTGGACATCATCCGGCCGTCGGTGGTGCTCGCCTCGGGTGACCTTACGGACGCCAAAACGTCCAACTTCCTGGGGTCGCAACAGCACGAGCAGGAGTGGCGCTGGTACCGGGAAGTTTTGCGCGAGACGAACGTGCTGAACAAGACCACGTGGCTGGACATTCGCGGGAACCACGATAACTTTAACGTTCCGGCGCTGCAGGCCAAGCAGGATCTGTTTACGAACTACTCGGTCCAGGGGAAGATCCATCCGCGGTCGTATCTGCACCAGGAGGTGACGAAGGACGGGGATCGGTACAGTTTTATTGCGGTTGACGCGTGTTTGGATCCGGGGCCGAAGCGGCCGTTCAACTTTGTGGGGATGCTTTCGATGAACGAAACGCAGCACATAATCAATTTGGCCGAGCAGTCGCGGGCGATGAACACGAATTACACGGTTTGGTTTGGTCACTATCCGACGTCGTGCATTTTGACGCCGGGGCTGGGCACGAGCGGGATCCGGAACTTGATCGGGAAGTACCAGGAAGGGTACGCGTACTTGTGTGGGCACTTTCACAAGCTGGGCGGAGCGGTTCCGCAGATGTACACAATGCAGAACGAGGGCTTCCTGGAGCTTGAGTTGGGCGATTGGATGAAGAATCGGATGTACCGGTTGGCAGCGTTCGACCACGGGCAGTTTTCGTTCGTGGACCTGCAGCACAATCAGTGGCCGGTGGTGCTGGTGACGAATCCGAAAAATGCCTTGTTCAACATTCCCGGCAAGGAGGATCCGCACGCGCAGCTCGACTCGAGCCACATCCGGCTGTTGGCGTTTTCCCCGGCCAAGATCAGCGAGTGTCAGGTGAAAGTGGATCGGGAAGAGTGGGTGGACTGTCGCCGCGTGAGCAACGAGCTGTTTGTGGTGCGCTGGGAGCCCAGGAAGTTCTCGTACGGAGTGCACAAGCTGTCGGTGTTTATCCGGGACGAAGATGGGCGGTACCGGGTGGTGGAGCACGAGTTTACGCTGGACGGATCGCGGAAAAAGTTCAGCCTGTTGGCGCGGTTCGTCCTGATGTACGACACCAACAAGATCTTCCAGGGATTCTTCAGCGTGGCGCTGATTGCGTGTCTGCTGCCGCTGTGCGTGTTCCGGATTTGGCACACGCTTGTCAGAA ACGGCGCCGTGACGCGACCCCGCATCCGAAGCTACTGCTGCCGCGGCTGGATTCGTAAAATGTGGATCCTGTCCACGGTGGATCGGCTCATCTTCCCCATCGTCGGGTACTGCCTCTACCTGACGTGTGGTCCGTGGTCCTTTGGGGAGGTCATCGACGGTCATCTCGGCATCGTGTTTGTGTGGGGCATCTTCGTGAACGGGTCGTTCCTGCCCGGCACGTTGACGTACTTTTACGGCTTTTTCCAGCTGATGTTCTGCCAGCTGCCGCTGATTGTGATTTATGCGAACAACGTTGTAAAGAG ATTCTACCGGCCACCATCCTCCGCGGAGAAGAAGCTCAACTTCCTGGCGGCCACCTGGCAGAACCTGCCGTTCGTGCTGATCATGGTGGTCGAGCTGCTGCTGGCGCTCATCTTCTGGAACGCGTACGGCACGCTCGCCTTCATCATCACCCCGCTGCGCACGTGGTCGATCGTGCTGAACCTGTTCCTGTGGTACCAGTCGAAGAACCTGCCGGACAAGTGTCTCTGCTCGGCGGCCGCCGTCTGGTGTCCCCCGCCCGAGCACAAGCCCGCGTCGTCGCTTGGCCAGTAA
- the LOC128092848 gene encoding uncharacterized protein LOC128092848 isoform X1, whose product MLIDSDETVQEDQRTTWMSINSVGDYSAAWLCDSVENRSTGRLRDSVERAELQPQFLDDYEQDGDDEGSKVGSTRDDGETYGDGRVHHSVALAARTNAGRLRDSVALAAIPNAVQMRDSVALAAIPNAGRMRDSVEHAEEQQRFLDDYEQGDDDEGSKVGSTRNDREDYGDGRVHHSVALAARTNAGRLRDSVALAAIPNAVQMRDSVALTTIPNAGRKRDSVEPAEVQQQFLDDYEQGDDDEGSKDGCTRDDGETYGDGRVHNSVALAARTNAGRLRDSVALAAIPNAVQMRDSVALAAIPNAGRKRDSVEPAEVQQQFLDDYEQGDDDEGSKDGCTRNYGKNYSDGGVHNSVALSARTNAGRMRDSVALAAIPNGSQLRDSMEPLEEQQRFLDNSDQDGDEESEVDSNCDAVEHLCKVWEVHQDDTGAGTSATSNEYDHLNASQEEPAGANDELSERVFELLQDAPILKVMVKMHLRNKDVKRNGRRFTELEKDICAYQFLNSGKGHYTFWGRNMINISPKTLKSHIKANTLDISEGIINVAGLKEYLIKNNFPLAVLLCEDGTRITPAVQYEHRTDSLRGLVAPLDECTGLPLQNIFIASSPAKMANDIDTHRVANYAYVQLAVPLCREAAPFVLFHMCTDNRFTTEDVLNRWRLQEDLLSQENIRVIGNAADGDGRVLKAQKLRARFNREGSPYWGKWYIVIDDLEQTNIDFQDKTHILNKLKNRLAHNGKQLDLKIGDFDITTEHLKALVKTLGKDKLTLTMSDIETKDRMKFGPTLKFISNETIQGLEDCIPGSEGTVFYLKMMRRLYRSFMHEDLTPLERVSEIWEAIFILRGWKNWCTQENQKAKKSKKKGAAMKRFITSNAHVGIELNAHSLIAFIEYCKKHDVPIQFIVRLLSSQHCEGLFRSLRSESTTNQTVVNFTAKELTSKLKSTQFKLDVMYRHKENFDFPAMDKMNKRKIVESLPTFEQIQSAITDAQAVAREELAKVGIPNANLEPTIFRTNGVPDTTSTEQTPEYDLLEADDEDDDDDGEDFDKEDAGENESAEAKNPADEEGSLRETAADSEQSEVDIGEMYDDFLPPEFVAVDDEFNSEFDGTIHSEISDEVYELDELFPDCNGTLNLKSSTSGSRHTFNIRDRSGKVKIIKKQTLVWMMTDGRYHLSTDRLRRFQQKEKR is encoded by the exons ATGTTAATTGATTCCGATGAGACCGTGCAGGAAGACCAGCGTACCACCTGGATGTCGATCAATTCCGTGGGAGATTACAGTGCGGCCTGGCTGTGCGATTCCGTGGAAAATCGAAGCACGGGCCGGTTGCGCGATTCCGTGGAGCGCGCGGAATTGCAGCCACAATTTCTCGATGATTACGAACAAGACGGTGACGACGAAGGAAGCAAGGTTGGTAGCACTCGCGATGATGGGGAGACTTACGGCGATGGACGGGTGCACCATTCCGTGGCGTTGGCCGCGAGAACAAACGCTGGCCGGTTGCGCGATTCCGTGGCGCTGGCTGCGATACCGAACGCTGTCCAGATGCGCGATTCCGTGGCGCTGGCTGCGATACCGAACGCTGGCCGGATGCGCGATTCCGTGGAGCACGCGGAAGAGCAGCAACGATTTCTCGATGATTACGAACAAGGCGATGACGACGAAGGAAGCAAGGTTGGTAGCACTCGCAATGACCGGGAAGATTACGGCGATGGACGGGTGCACCATTCCGTGGCGTTGGCCGCGAGAACAAACGCTGGCCGGTTGCGCGATTCCGTGGCGCTGGCTGCGATACCGAACGCTGTCCAGATGCGCGATTCCGTGGCGCTGACCACGATACCGAACGCTGGCCGGAAGCGCGATTCCGTGGAGCCGGCAGAAGTGCAGCAACAATTTCTCGATGATTACGAACAAGGCGATGACGACGAAGGAAGCAAGGATGGTTGCACTCGCGATGATGGGGAGACTTACGGCGATGGACGGGTGCACAATTCCGTGGCGTTGGCCGCGAGAACAAACGCTGGCCGGTTGCGCGATTCCGTGGCGCTGGCTGCGATACCGAATGCTGTTCAGATGCGCGATTCCGTGGCGTTGGCCGCGATACCGAACGCTGGCCGGAAGCGCGATTCCGTGGAGCCGGCGGAAGTGCAGCAACAATTTCTCGATGATTACGAACAAGGCGATGACGACGAAGGAAGCAAGGATGGTTGCACTCGCAATTATGGGAAAAATTACAGCGATGGAGGGGTGCACAATTCCGTGGCGCTGTCCGCGAGAACGAACGCTGGCCGGATGCGCGATTCCGTGGCGCTGGCCGCGATACCGAACGGTAGCCAGTTGCGCGATTCCATGGAGCCGTTGGAAGAGCAGCAACGATTTCTCGATAATTCCGATCAAGACGGCGACGAAGAAAGCGAGGTTGATAGCAATTGCGATGCCGTTGAGCACCTTTGCAAGGTTTGGGAAGTACACCAAGATGATACCGGTGCTGGAACATCGGCGACCTCCAACGAATATGATCACCTGAACGCATCGCAAGAAGAGCCGGCCGGAGCAAACGACGAGCTTT CTGAACGCGTTTTCGAACTTTTGCAAGATGCGCCGATACTCAAAGTAATGGTAAAAATGCACTTGCGCAACAAGGATGTTAAACGAAACGGAAGACGGTTTACGGAACTCGAGAAAGACATTTGCGCATACCAGTTTTTGAACTCCGGCAAAGGACATTACACCTTTTGGGGGCGTAATATGATCAACATTTCGCCAAAAACCCTTAAAAGCCATATCAAGGCCAACACTCTGGACATCTCCGAAGGCATCATCAACGTAGCTGGTCTTAAAGAATATCTTATTAAGAACAACTTTCCATTGGCCGTATTGTTATGTGAAGATGGGACCCGGATAACACCAGCTGTACAGTATGAACATCGAACAGACAGTCTCAGAGGACTTGTTGCACCACTCGACGAATGTACCGGTTTGCCGCTTCagaatatttttattgcaaGTTCGCCTGCTAAAATGGCTAATGACATTGATACCCACCGAGTCGCAAACTATGCTTACGTCCAATTGGCCGTCCCCCTGTGTAGAGAAGCTGCCCCGTTTGTACTCTTTCATATGTGCACAGATAACAGGTTCACCACCGAAGACGTCCTGAACAGATGGAGACTACAAGAAGATCTATTGTCCCAAGagaacattcgagtaattggTAATGCTGCTGATGGAGACGGTCGCGtgttaaaagctcaaaaattacgAGCCAGATTTAACCGAGAAGGATCTCCATACTGGGGAAAATGGTACATTGTGATTGATGATTTGGAACAAACGAACATTGACTTTCAAGATAAAACGCATATCCTTAACAAACTGAAGAATCGCTTGGCCCACAATGGAAAACAGCTGGATTTGAAAATCG gtgattttgatattacaacTGAACACCTCAAGGCACTCGTAAAAACACTCGGCAAAGACAAACTGACCCTGACCATGTCGGACATTGAGACTAAAGATCGTATGAAATTCGGTCCTACTTTGAAATTTATCAGCAACGAGACAATTCAAGGCTTGGAAGACTGTATTCCCGGAAGTGAAGGCACTGTTTTTTACCTCAAAATGATGAGACGACTGTATCGATCATTTATGCACGAGGATCTTACCCCACTGGAACGTGTGTCCGAGATTTG ggaGGCCATTTTCATACTTCGTGGCTGGAAGAATTGGTGCACTCAAGAAAATCAGAAGGCAAAGAAGAGCAAGAAGAAAGGCGCAGCAATGAAACGATTCATTACATCCAACGCACATGTGGGCATTGAGCTCAATGCTCATTCACTGATCGCTTTCATCGAATATTGCAAGAAACATGACGTCCCAATTCAGTTTATTGTCAGATTGCTGTCCAGCCAACACTGCGAAGGATTATTTAGATCTCTAAGATCAGAATCGACTACCAATCAAACAGTGGTCAATTTCACTGCGAAGGAGCTAACGAGTAAATTGAAATCTACTCAGTTCAAACTTGATGTCATGTATCGGCACAAGGAAAACTTTGATTTCCCGGCTATGGACAAGATGAACAAAAGGAAAATTGTGGAATCACTCCCGACGTTTGAGCAAATACAATCGGCTATAACAGATGCTCAGGCAGTCGCTCGTGAAGAGCTAGCCAAGGTGGGGATTCCCAACGCAAACCTGGAGCCGACTATATTCAGAACGAATGGAGTTCCTGATACGACCTCAACAGAGCAAACTCCTGAATACGACCTTCTTGAAGCTGACGACGAagatgacgatgacgacggAGAAGACTTCGACAAAGAAGACGCTGGTGAGAATGAATCGGCAGAAGCGAAAAACCCAGCTGATGAGGAAGGTTCACTTAGAGAAACAGCAGCAGACAGCGAGCAATCAGAAGTGGACATTGGCGAGATGTACGATGATTTTTTGCCACCTGAATTCGTAGCGGTTGATGATGAATTCAATTCAGAGTTTGATGGAACAATTCATTCAGAAATTTCGGACGAAGTGTACGAATTGGACGAGTTGTTTCCAGATTGCAACGGAACCCTTAACCTGAAAAGCAGCACTTCCGGTTCGCGACACACGTTCAACATCAGGGACAGGAGCGGAAaagtgaaaattattaaaaaacaaacactGGTTTGGATGATGACCGATGGCCGCTATCATCTTTCTACCGATCGGCTCCGACGATTTCAACAGAAGGAAAAACGTTAA
- the LOC128092848 gene encoding uncharacterized protein LOC128092848 isoform X2: MLIDSDETVQEDQRTTWMSINSVGDYSAAWLCDSVENRSTGRLRDSVERAELQPQFLDDYEQDGDDEGSKVGSTRDDGETYGDGRVHHSVALAARTNAGRLRDSVALAAIPNAVQMRDSVALAAIPNAGRMRDSVEHAEEQQRFLDDYEQGDDDEGSKVGSTRNDREDYGDGRVHHSVALAARTNAGRLRDSVALAAIPNAVQMRDSVALTTIPNAGRKRDSVEPAEVQQQFLDDYEQGDDDEGSKDGCTRDDGETYGDGRVHNSVALAARTNAGRLRDSVALAAIPNAVQMRDSVALAAIPNAGRKRDSVEPAEVQQQFLDDYEQGDDDEGSKDGCTRNYGKNYSDGGVHNSVALSARTNAGRMRDSVALAAIPNGSQLRDSMEPLEEQQRFLDNSDQDGDEESEVDSNCDAVEHLCKVWEVHQDDTGAGTSATSNEYDHLNASQEEPAGANDELSERVFELLQDAPILKVMVKMHLRNKDVKRNGRRFTELEKDICAYQFLNSGKGHYTFWGRNMINISPKTLKSHIKANTLDISEGIINVAGLKEYLIKNNFPLAVLLCEDGTRITPAVQYEHRTDSLRGLVAPLDECTGLPLQNIFIASSPAKMANDIDTHRVANYAYVQLAVPLCREAAPFVLFHMCTDNRFTTEDVLNRWRLQEDLLSQENIRVIGNAADGDGRVLKAQKLRARFNREGSPYWGKWYIVIDDLEQTNIDFQDKTHILNKLKNRLAHNGKQLDLKIGDFDITTEHLKALVKTLGKDKLTLTMSDIETKDRMKFGPTLKFISNETIQGLEDCIPGSEGTVFYLKMMRRLYRSFMHEDLTPLERVSEIWLVD; the protein is encoded by the exons ATGTTAATTGATTCCGATGAGACCGTGCAGGAAGACCAGCGTACCACCTGGATGTCGATCAATTCCGTGGGAGATTACAGTGCGGCCTGGCTGTGCGATTCCGTGGAAAATCGAAGCACGGGCCGGTTGCGCGATTCCGTGGAGCGCGCGGAATTGCAGCCACAATTTCTCGATGATTACGAACAAGACGGTGACGACGAAGGAAGCAAGGTTGGTAGCACTCGCGATGATGGGGAGACTTACGGCGATGGACGGGTGCACCATTCCGTGGCGTTGGCCGCGAGAACAAACGCTGGCCGGTTGCGCGATTCCGTGGCGCTGGCTGCGATACCGAACGCTGTCCAGATGCGCGATTCCGTGGCGCTGGCTGCGATACCGAACGCTGGCCGGATGCGCGATTCCGTGGAGCACGCGGAAGAGCAGCAACGATTTCTCGATGATTACGAACAAGGCGATGACGACGAAGGAAGCAAGGTTGGTAGCACTCGCAATGACCGGGAAGATTACGGCGATGGACGGGTGCACCATTCCGTGGCGTTGGCCGCGAGAACAAACGCTGGCCGGTTGCGCGATTCCGTGGCGCTGGCTGCGATACCGAACGCTGTCCAGATGCGCGATTCCGTGGCGCTGACCACGATACCGAACGCTGGCCGGAAGCGCGATTCCGTGGAGCCGGCAGAAGTGCAGCAACAATTTCTCGATGATTACGAACAAGGCGATGACGACGAAGGAAGCAAGGATGGTTGCACTCGCGATGATGGGGAGACTTACGGCGATGGACGGGTGCACAATTCCGTGGCGTTGGCCGCGAGAACAAACGCTGGCCGGTTGCGCGATTCCGTGGCGCTGGCTGCGATACCGAATGCTGTTCAGATGCGCGATTCCGTGGCGTTGGCCGCGATACCGAACGCTGGCCGGAAGCGCGATTCCGTGGAGCCGGCGGAAGTGCAGCAACAATTTCTCGATGATTACGAACAAGGCGATGACGACGAAGGAAGCAAGGATGGTTGCACTCGCAATTATGGGAAAAATTACAGCGATGGAGGGGTGCACAATTCCGTGGCGCTGTCCGCGAGAACGAACGCTGGCCGGATGCGCGATTCCGTGGCGCTGGCCGCGATACCGAACGGTAGCCAGTTGCGCGATTCCATGGAGCCGTTGGAAGAGCAGCAACGATTTCTCGATAATTCCGATCAAGACGGCGACGAAGAAAGCGAGGTTGATAGCAATTGCGATGCCGTTGAGCACCTTTGCAAGGTTTGGGAAGTACACCAAGATGATACCGGTGCTGGAACATCGGCGACCTCCAACGAATATGATCACCTGAACGCATCGCAAGAAGAGCCGGCCGGAGCAAACGACGAGCTTT CTGAACGCGTTTTCGAACTTTTGCAAGATGCGCCGATACTCAAAGTAATGGTAAAAATGCACTTGCGCAACAAGGATGTTAAACGAAACGGAAGACGGTTTACGGAACTCGAGAAAGACATTTGCGCATACCAGTTTTTGAACTCCGGCAAAGGACATTACACCTTTTGGGGGCGTAATATGATCAACATTTCGCCAAAAACCCTTAAAAGCCATATCAAGGCCAACACTCTGGACATCTCCGAAGGCATCATCAACGTAGCTGGTCTTAAAGAATATCTTATTAAGAACAACTTTCCATTGGCCGTATTGTTATGTGAAGATGGGACCCGGATAACACCAGCTGTACAGTATGAACATCGAACAGACAGTCTCAGAGGACTTGTTGCACCACTCGACGAATGTACCGGTTTGCCGCTTCagaatatttttattgcaaGTTCGCCTGCTAAAATGGCTAATGACATTGATACCCACCGAGTCGCAAACTATGCTTACGTCCAATTGGCCGTCCCCCTGTGTAGAGAAGCTGCCCCGTTTGTACTCTTTCATATGTGCACAGATAACAGGTTCACCACCGAAGACGTCCTGAACAGATGGAGACTACAAGAAGATCTATTGTCCCAAGagaacattcgagtaattggTAATGCTGCTGATGGAGACGGTCGCGtgttaaaagctcaaaaattacgAGCCAGATTTAACCGAGAAGGATCTCCATACTGGGGAAAATGGTACATTGTGATTGATGATTTGGAACAAACGAACATTGACTTTCAAGATAAAACGCATATCCTTAACAAACTGAAGAATCGCTTGGCCCACAATGGAAAACAGCTGGATTTGAAAATCG gtgattttgatattacaacTGAACACCTCAAGGCACTCGTAAAAACACTCGGCAAAGACAAACTGACCCTGACCATGTCGGACATTGAGACTAAAGATCGTATGAAATTCGGTCCTACTTTGAAATTTATCAGCAACGAGACAATTCAAGGCTTGGAAGACTGTATTCCCGGAAGTGAAGGCACTGTTTTTTACCTCAAAATGATGAGACGACTGTATCGATCATTTATGCACGAGGATCTTACCCCACTGGAACGTGTGTCCGAGATTTGGTTAGTTGATTAA